One Ochotona princeps isolate mOchPri1 chromosome 25, mOchPri1.hap1, whole genome shotgun sequence genomic region harbors:
- the CCT8L2 gene encoding T-complex protein 1 subunit theta-like 2 yields the protein MDQRAPPTLQLPKRLEVGPKECSGSAREEARYQLSSTAAVQTLARIIRPCYGPCGRQKFLVTVSGETLCTGYAAAILKALQLEHPVAQFLRDAAQAQAEGSGDGTAFLVLLTEALLEQAEDLLKAGLPRIQLREAYATASAEVLASLPSLAIRSLGPLEDPSWALYSVMNTHTVSHVEFLTKLVAHACWASKELDGSFKPERVGVCILHGGALEDSCLLPGLAMSGKPCGQMTVLLTGARVALFICPFGPASPNAPATARLSSSEDLVNFSNGSERLIQEQVSQLAAVGINVVVVWGEIDDRTLTMADKSGIMVIQATSRREMVYLSEVLDTPLQTRLIPPLKPGKCQKVYRQELGEGLAMVFEWDSPGTPALTLVLRGATTEGLRGAQQAAYHGIDAYFQLCQDPRLIPGAGASEMALAKMLTDKGRQLEGPGGPVFLAFARALRSLPKTLAENAGLAVSDVMAKMSGVHQVGNFLIGVGTEGIINVAQEGIWDPLMAKAQGLRAVAEVVLQLVTVDKIVMAKQSPTQQRSSESDTKTPKERLSSMQKRILAMYKEHQSQ from the coding sequence ATGGACCAGAGAGCCCCACCAACCCTGCAGCTGCCCAAGCGCCTGGAGGTGGGCCCCAAGGAATGCTCAGGAAGTGCCCGAGAGGAAGCCAGGTACCAGCTGAGCAGCACGGCTGCAGTCCAGACCCTGGCCAGGATCATCCGGCCTTGCTACGGCCCCTGCGGCCGGCAGAAGTTCCTGGTGACCGTCAGCGGAGAGACACTGTGCACAGGCTATGCCGCAGCAATCCTCAAGGCTTTACAGCTGGAACACCCCGTGGCCCAGTTCCTCCGGGatgcagcccaggcccaggcagagGGCAGTGGGGACGGCACAGCCTTCCTAGTCCTGCTGACAGAAGCGTTGCTGGAGCAGGCCGAGGACCTACTCAAGGCCGGCCTGCCTCGCATCCAGCTCCGGGAGGCCTACGCCACAGCCTCGGCAGAGGTCCTGGCCTCTCTGCCTTCTCTAGCCATCCGATCTCTGGGGCCCTTGGAAGATCCTTCTTGGGCCCTCTATTCTGTGATGAATACCCACACCGTGAGCCACGTAGAGTTCCTAACCAAGCTGGTGGCCCATGCATGCTGGgctagcaaggagttggatggcaGCTTCAAGCCTGAGCGTGTTGGGGTATGCATCCTGCATGGAGGGGCACTGGAGGATTCCTGCCTGCTTCCGGGTCTAGCGATGTCTGGGAAACCCTGTGGCCAAATGACTGTGCTGTTAACCGGGGCCAGGGTGGCTCTCTTCATTTGCCCCTTTGGTCCTGCCAGTCCTAATGCCCCAGCAACTGCCCGGCTTTCCAGTTCTGAGGACCTAGTTAACTTTAGTAACGGAAGTGAACGACTGATACAAGAGCAAGTTTCTCAGCTGGCAGCTGTCGGTATTAATGTGGTGGTGGTATGGGGAGAAATTGATGACAGGACCCTCACAATGGCTGACAAGTCTGGCATCATGGTGATTCAAGCCACGTCTCGGAGGGAGATGGTTTATCTGAGCGAGGTGCTAGACACACCTTTGCAAACTCGTCTGATTCCTCCTTTGAAGCCAGGCAAGTGCCAGAAGGTTTACAGACAGGAGCTGGGAGAAGGTTTGGCCATGGTGTTTGAATGGGACAGTCCGGGCACACCTGCCCTCACCTTGGTCCTCAGGGGGGCCACAACAGAGGGGCTCCGAGGTGCACAGCAGGCTGCCTACCATGGCATTGATGCCTACTTCCAGCTGTGCCAAGATCCCAGACTGATTCCAGGAGCTGGGGCCTCGGAGATGGCTCTGGCTAAAATGCTCACAGATAAGGGAAGACAACTGGAAGGGCCGGGCGGTCCTGTATTCCTCGCATTTGCCCGGGCCCTGCGGTCTCTTCCCAAAACCCTGGCTGAGAACGCGGGCTTGGCTGTCTCAGACGTGATGGCTAAAATGAGTGGAGTTCACCAAGTTGGGAACTTCCTGATCGGAGTGGGAACTGAAGGGATAATAAACGTGGCCCAGGAAGGGATATGGGACCCCCTCATGGCCAAAGCCCAAGGACTTCGGGCAGTAGCTGAGGTGGTGCTGCAGCTCGTGACTGTAGATAAAATTGTAATGGCCAAGCAAAGTCCCACGCAGCAGCGGAGCTCGGAATCTGACACGAAGACGCCAAAGGAAcgcctgtcttctatgcaaaaaAGAATCCTTGCGATGTACAAGGAACATCAGTCTCAATAA